The Bacteroidota bacterium genome contains the following window.
GCTTTTTTCGAAGGCGGCTGTGATTTCTTTGTGCAGGTTGAGCAACTCTTCTTCGCTCTGATATTTGGCTTCCAGCATGACTCAGGTGAGGATAAATCGGGAAGTGACTCACGACGTTTAATGCGTCACAGTCTGTATCGGTCATCCTCTCCTGTTTTTTAAAGGCTCGGACAAATTGTATTGCAGATTCAAACTGCCGGTGTGTATTTGGCCGTCATCTCCCACCTTCATCCCAGAAACTTTGGCGGCATAAACCAGATCAACTGACCCGGATATCTCCCCAGCTCTTTCCACGATGCAATATCGACGTCAATCCTGGCCATTGTAGCAGTAGGAAAACGTACGATAGCGCCACCGCTCAGCGCGCGAGTCGTACCAGAAGAGGTTGGCTCATGCCCCGTTAGAATCACACTATCCGCCGTATCTGGTGTTTGCCGGGCCACTTCTATATAATCAGCAACAGAGGACTCGTATAGTGCAGGTACAATATGCGTTTCACCACCCCACGCACCGGCTTCTTTTGCGAGTTGCAACGTTGTGCGTGCCCGCACTGCTGAAGAAGAAACATGATGATCTGGAATTTGTCCGGTATCGCGTAACCACTTCCCCATGGCGCCGGCAGCCTTGATGCCACGGGGTGCAAGCGGACGTTCATGGTCTTGCCCGTAGTCTGCATTCCAATCAGATTTGCCGTGGCGAAATAGGATAATCGTTTTCATGTATACTCTTGATAAATTCCGATATTACTGGCGCAATCAGGCTGTCAAACGCGCTTTATTTTCTACAGAATAAACCGATACTTCCTCGAATGAAAGTGTCGTTTCAAATCTGAGTAATAATTTGTTAACTTATAGCCCGTAACAGACGGGACGTTCTTCGCTGTGTTCATTATTGTGTGTCGGTCAACATGAAGGTTATCGCGTGTTACAACATCAAAGGAGGTGTAGGTAAGACATCGACAGCCGTCAACCTTGCTTACATTGCAGCGCGAAAGGGTTGCAAGACCTTGCTCTGGGATATGGACCTGCAAGGCTCTGCTACGTTGCTGTTGAATACAGAGGCCTCTAAAACAAAAAGCATAAAACCCTTCTCCTCTCCGCAGAAAAGTCTCAAGCCTCAAATTCAGCGTACCGCATATAAAAACCTCCATCTGCTGCCGGCTGACTTCTCCCTGCACAAGCTGGATCAAAAACTCGGTGATCTCAACAAACCTGTTAAAGCCATAAAAAAGCACCTGGCGTCGCTTTCCGACAAGTATGCGTATGTCTTTATCGATTGTCCGGCCGGGTACAACGCCTACACCCAGGCATTGCAGCAACTGGCTGATGTTTTCTTAATTCCTGTTATTCCAACCCCACTCACCCTGAGCAGCTACGACCTGTTCAAAAAACAACTCAAAAAAGAAGCGAAGAAGAACCTGATTGTGTTTCCGTTCTTCTCGATGATAGACCGCAGAAAAAAACTGCACCGTGAGGTGGCCGGTCTTAGGAAAAATGGGACAACAGGCTTCCTGCATACCCAGGTCCCCTTCTCCAGTAAAGTTGAGCTCATGGCCATCGAGCGGGCGCCATTGCTTGCCTATGATACGCGCAGCGCTGCAGCCAAAGCCTATCGAAGTTTGTGGGAAGAGATCATAACCAATCTGGATATGTACGCGCGGGTTGAAAAAATCAAAATGTGGTAACTAATTCTAGCTTTACCATTTCATTTATAAAGGCAGATTTAGTATCGTTCAATGCTGTATGCATTTACAGCATGCCGGCCGCGGATCTGCGCCGGCTGGTTGCTCGTTAACCCTGTCCGGCCCATTATCCCAAAACCTATACGCTTAACGTAATGTCGCTCTGGAAAAAACTTACCGGCGAATTTGTCGACATCATTGAATGGCTCGATGATTCCAATCAAATCATGGTCTACCGGTTTGACCACCACGATAACGAAATCAAGTACGGCGCCAAACTGATTGTACGCGAAGGACAAGCAGCGGCATTTGTCAACATGGGTGAACTCGCTGATGTATTCCAGCCGGGTACGTTTACCCTCGAAACACCCAACATTCCAATTCTATCCAAATTGCAGAACTGGAAACACGGGTTTGAAAGTCCCTTCAAAGCAGAAGTTTACTTTGTAAATACACGCCAGTTTACCGACCAGAAATGGGGCACTAAAAACCCTGTTATGCTGCGCGACCCTGAGTTCGGACCGGTGCGGTTACGTTCGTTCGGCACCTATGCCTTACGGATCACCGACCCCGCAAAGTTTCTACGGCAACTCGTAGGGACAAATGGCTATTTCACGATGGACGACCTTTCCGGTCAGTTGCGCAACATGGTTGTCTCCCGCTATACCGACTTGCTCGGCGAGAGCAACATTCCCGTACTCGATCTCGCAGCCAATTACGATGAACTGGGCAACTTTGTCCGAAAGAAGCTGGCGCCAGAATTTGATG
Protein-coding sequences here:
- a CDS encoding SPFH domain-containing protein encodes the protein MSLWKKLTGEFVDIIEWLDDSNQIMVYRFDHHDNEIKYGAKLIVREGQAAAFVNMGELADVFQPGTFTLETPNIPILSKLQNWKHGFESPFKAEVYFVNTRQFTDQKWGTKNPVMLRDPEFGPVRLRSFGTYALRITDPAKFLRQLVGTNGYFTMDDLSGQLRNMVVSRYTDLLGESNIPVLDLAANYDELGNFVRKKLAPEFDEYGLTLTSMLIENISLPPEVEKALDKRTSMGVIGDLTKYTQFQAAEAMEKAAENPGGTASGGIGMGMGFAIANQMGQAMSGNTAPGSTQTPPPIPNAAVFHVALDGKQAGPFDTAKLSELAAAGSLTAGTLVWKPGMANWAKAADVPEVSALLSTQPPPLPPQ
- a CDS encoding histidine phosphatase family protein, encoding MKTIILFRHGKSDWNADYGQDHERPLAPRGIKAAGAMGKWLRDTGQIPDHHVSSSAVRARTTLQLAKEAGAWGGETHIVPALYESSVADYIEVARQTPDTADSVILTGHEPTSSGTTRALSGGAIVRFPTATMARIDVDIASWKELGRYPGQLIWFMPPKFLG
- a CDS encoding ParA family protein, encoding MKVIACYNIKGGVGKTSTAVNLAYIAARKGCKTLLWDMDLQGSATLLLNTEASKTKSIKPFSSPQKSLKPQIQRTAYKNLHLLPADFSLHKLDQKLGDLNKPVKAIKKHLASLSDKYAYVFIDCPAGYNAYTQALQQLADVFLIPVIPTPLTLSSYDLFKKQLKKEAKKNLIVFPFFSMIDRRKKLHREVAGLRKNGTTGFLHTQVPFSSKVELMAIERAPLLAYDTRSAAAKAYRSLWEEIITNLDMYARVEKIKMW